In Aquila chrysaetos chrysaetos chromosome 2, bAquChr1.4, whole genome shotgun sequence, the following are encoded in one genomic region:
- the EIF2B2 gene encoding translation initiation factor eIF-2B subunit beta isoform X1, with amino-acid sequence MPGAAERGSELSEQIEAFVARLRGGGERPRSEDTARQTLSLLRKIIAHGRWSRAGELMDLIRTEGQRMTAAQPSETTVGNMVRRVLKVIREEYGRLHGRSEESDQQESLHKLLTSGGLSEDFSTPYPPLRANVIEAINELLIELEGTTDNIAMQALEHIHSNEVIMTIGYSRTVEAFLKEAARKRKFQVIVAECAPFCQGHEMAVRLSKENIETTVMSDAAIFAVMSRVNKVIIGTKTILANGALIAVSGTHTLALAAKHHSTPLIVCAPMFKLSPQFPNEEDSFHKFVSPQEVLPFTEGEILAKINVHCPVFDYVPPELITLFISNIGGNAPSYIYRLMSELYHPDDYEL; translated from the exons ATGCCGGGTGCCGCCGAGCGCGGCTCGGAGCTGTCGGAGCAGATCGAGGCCTTCGTGGCGCggctgcggggcggcggggagcggccgcGCTCCGAGGACACGGCGCGGCAGACACTGTCGCTGCTGCGGAAGATCATCGCGCACGGGCGATGGAGCCGGGCCG GGGAGCTCATGGATCTGATCCGGACGGAGGGCCAGAGGATGACGGCAGCCCAGCCATCCGAGACGACCGTGGGCAACATGGTGCGGCGAGTGCTGAAGGTCATTCGGGAGGAGTATGGCAG GCTTCACGGGCGCAGTGAGGAAAGCGACCAGCAAGAATCCCTGCACAAACTCCTGACTTCTGGAGGACTGAGCGAGGATTTCAGCACCCCTTATCCTCCCCTCAGAGCTAATGTTATTGAAGCTATTAATGAACTGCTAATAGAGCTAG AGGGCACCACTGATAACATTGCTATGCAGGCGCTGGAGCACATCCACTCCAATGAGGTGATCATGACAATTGGCTACTCGCGCACTGTTGAGGCcttcctgaaggaagctgccCGCAAGCGGAAATTCCAGGTCATCGTGGCAGAGTGTGCGCCATTCTGCCAG GGTCATGAAATGGCTGTCCGACTGTCTAAAGAGAACATTGAAACTACTGTCATGAGTGATGCAGCTATTTTTGCTGTCATGTCTCGAGTCAACAAG GTCATCATTGGTACAAAGACAATCCTGGCCAATGGCGCCCTGATTGCTGTGAGTGGGACTCACACTCTGGCACTGGCAGCTAAACACCACTCCACTCCGCTCATTGTGTGTGCCCCCATGTTCAAGCTTTCACCGCAG TTCCCTAATGAAGAAGATTCATTCCACAAGTTTGTGTCACCACAGGAAGTGCTGCCATTCACAGAAG GGGAGATCCTGGCAAAGATCAATGTTCACTGCCCAGTGTTTGACTACGTCCCTCCAGAGCTCATTACTCTCTTCATTTCTAACATTGGGGGTAACGCACCTTCCTACATCTACCGCCTCATGAGTGAGCTCTACCATCCAGATGACTATGAACTCTAA
- the EIF2B2 gene encoding translation initiation factor eIF-2B subunit beta isoform X2 produces the protein MPGAAERGSELSEQIEAFVARLRGGGERPRSEDTARQTLSLLRKIIAHGRWSRAGELMDLIRTEGQRMTAAQPSETTVGNMVRRVLKVIREEYGRLHGRSEESDQQESLHKLLTSGGLSEDFSTPYPPLRANVIEAINELLIELEGTTDNIAMQALEHIHSNEVIMTIGYSRTVEAFLKEAARKRKFQVIVAECAPFCQGHEMAVRLSKENIETTVMSDAAIFAVMSRVNKVIIGTKTILANGALIAVSGTHTLALAAKHHSTPLIVCAPMFKLSPQVSTAALQDCTCFT, from the exons ATGCCGGGTGCCGCCGAGCGCGGCTCGGAGCTGTCGGAGCAGATCGAGGCCTTCGTGGCGCggctgcggggcggcggggagcggccgcGCTCCGAGGACACGGCGCGGCAGACACTGTCGCTGCTGCGGAAGATCATCGCGCACGGGCGATGGAGCCGGGCCG GGGAGCTCATGGATCTGATCCGGACGGAGGGCCAGAGGATGACGGCAGCCCAGCCATCCGAGACGACCGTGGGCAACATGGTGCGGCGAGTGCTGAAGGTCATTCGGGAGGAGTATGGCAG GCTTCACGGGCGCAGTGAGGAAAGCGACCAGCAAGAATCCCTGCACAAACTCCTGACTTCTGGAGGACTGAGCGAGGATTTCAGCACCCCTTATCCTCCCCTCAGAGCTAATGTTATTGAAGCTATTAATGAACTGCTAATAGAGCTAG AGGGCACCACTGATAACATTGCTATGCAGGCGCTGGAGCACATCCACTCCAATGAGGTGATCATGACAATTGGCTACTCGCGCACTGTTGAGGCcttcctgaaggaagctgccCGCAAGCGGAAATTCCAGGTCATCGTGGCAGAGTGTGCGCCATTCTGCCAG GGTCATGAAATGGCTGTCCGACTGTCTAAAGAGAACATTGAAACTACTGTCATGAGTGATGCAGCTATTTTTGCTGTCATGTCTCGAGTCAACAAG GTCATCATTGGTACAAAGACAATCCTGGCCAATGGCGCCCTGATTGCTGTGAGTGGGACTCACACTCTGGCACTGGCAGCTAAACACCACTCCACTCCGCTCATTGTGTGTGCCCCCATGTTCAAGCTTTCACCGCAGGTAAGTACAGCAGCTCTTCAGGACTGCACCTGCTTTACATAG
- the PGF gene encoding placenta growth factor → MRLLGAFLRLLVAGALGAPPAPAPEARGTASAEPPVLTFREIWNRSFCRPLEQLVDVITEFPNEVEYIFRPSCVSLQRCGGCCGDEGLRCVPVETSTVTMQLLKIKPNGEAPYVEMAFTEHKQCECRPRQDLMRLGRRRSKGRGKRRQDKKRRKDCELCGTPRR, encoded by the exons aTGCGGCTGCTCGGCGCCTTCCTGCGGCTGCTGGTGGCCGGGGCGCTGGgggcgccgcccgccccg gccCCGGAGGCGCGGGGGACAGCCAGCGCGGAGCCGCCCG TCCTGACCTTTCGGGAGATCTGGAATCGTAGTTTCTGCCGGCCTCTGGAGCAGCTGGTGGACGTCATTACCGAGTTCCCCAACGAGGTGGAGTACATTTTCAGACCCTCCTGCGTCTCCCTGCAGCGCTGCGGAGGCTGCTGTGGGGACGAGGGTCTCCGCTGCGTCCCCGTGGAGACAAGCACGGTCACCATGCAG CTCCTGAAGATAAAGCCAAATGGGGAGGCACCCTACGTGGAGATGGCGTTCACCGAGCACAAGCAGTGCGAGTGCAG GCCCCGGCAGGACCTGATGAGGTTGGGAAG gaggAGGTCCAAGGGCCGAGGTAAGAGAAGACAAGACAAGAAGAGACGTAAAGACTGTGAACT ATGTGGCACGCCACGCAGGTAG